A window of Rufibacter sp. LB8 contains these coding sequences:
- a CDS encoding HNH endonuclease, with the protein MKLIDSLDQIENNIETVETYLTGYDEYNRQETINLVKRGTCFIAYEIEKELRFAPSRFIGYKSNKIDRHLNAYKDGRETNKAINDVLGSKPIPNDSLNKKYISYCRSLGIEPNETGAFGVQRKFWTLKISEEFESNAELTGEFPEGKIVERTHKVRERNSKVIQVAKDNFKKKHGRLFCQVCGFDFGKVYGEVGENFIEGHHTIAVSEMSSDYKTKPDDIAMLCSNCHRMVHKKRPWLSMQELSKLLK; encoded by the coding sequence ATGAAACTTATCGACAGCTTAGACCAAATTGAAAATAATATTGAGACTGTAGAGACTTACTTGACAGGCTACGATGAATATAATAGGCAAGAAACAATTAATTTAGTAAAGCGGGGGACTTGCTTCATAGCCTATGAAATTGAAAAGGAGCTAAGATTTGCACCTAGCCGTTTCATAGGTTACAAAAGCAACAAAATCGACAGGCATTTAAACGCTTATAAAGACGGACGTGAAACTAATAAAGCTATTAATGACGTCCTCGGCTCTAAGCCAATCCCAAACGACAGTTTAAATAAAAAGTACATTTCCTATTGCAGAAGCTTGGGAATTGAACCAAATGAAACTGGAGCGTTTGGTGTACAAAGAAAATTTTGGACACTCAAAATATCAGAAGAGTTTGAAAGCAACGCTGAACTTACTGGAGAATTTCCAGAAGGAAAAATAGTTGAGAGAACACATAAAGTCAGAGAAAGAAATAGTAAAGTAATACAAGTAGCAAAAGATAATTTCAAGAAGAAACACGGAAGATTATTCTGCCAAGTTTGCGGATTCGATTTCGGAAAAGTGTACGGTGAAGTTGGAGAAAACTTTATTGAAGGACATCACACGATTGCAGTAAGTGAAATGTCATCAGATTATAAAACCAAACCGGATGACATTGCAATGCTTTGCTCAAACTGCCATAGAATGGTACATAAAAAGAGACCGTGGCTCTCAATGCAGGAGTTAAGCAAATTACTCAAATAA
- a CDS encoding SRPBCC domain-containing protein yields MEKLQYKTTIKAPAAKVFDIMLGLGNKSTYEQWTALFNPTSTYEGTWDKGSKILFVGVDEKGEKGGMVSKIAEHVPNQFVSIQHYGLVKADQEITEGPEVEKWANGFENYSFEENNGTTTVTVNLDTTEDFIDYMNESYPKALEKLKEICEKH; encoded by the coding sequence ATGGAAAAACTGCAATACAAAACAACCATCAAGGCACCAGCGGCCAAAGTTTTTGATATTATGCTGGGCCTCGGCAACAAATCAACCTATGAGCAATGGACGGCCTTGTTCAATCCTACCTCTACCTATGAAGGAACCTGGGACAAGGGAAGTAAAATTCTGTTTGTGGGCGTAGATGAGAAAGGAGAAAAAGGCGGCATGGTGTCAAAGATTGCCGAGCACGTTCCCAACCAGTTTGTGTCCATACAGCATTACGGACTTGTAAAAGCCGACCAGGAAATTACCGAAGGCCCGGAAGTGGAAAAATGGGCCAACGGCTTTGAAAACTACTCTTTTGAGGAAAACAACGGCACTACCACAGTAACCGTTAACCTAGACACCACTGAAGATTTTATAGACTATATGAACGAATCCTACCCCAAAGCACTGGAGAAGCTGAAAGAAATTTGCGAGAAGCACTAA
- a CDS encoding trimeric intracellular cation channel family protein — protein MPQIPIPDIPITEIPVSALIPAIDILGTFVFAISGTLTAAAKKLDPFGASVIAFVTALGGGTLRDVLLNVRPVWVQEEKLLITVFVSVVVTLLFRRKVEKYRKTMFLFDSMGIALFTILGLEKALRFGVSPLIALVMGVVTAVFGGVVRDILCNDIPLIFRREIYATACLAGGVVYLLMRLAPVPQEVPMAAGVLVIIVIRVLAVKLNWAFPNLNAS, from the coding sequence ATGCCGCAAATTCCTATTCCAGATATTCCCATCACCGAGATTCCGGTTTCAGCACTCATTCCTGCCATTGACATTCTGGGCACGTTTGTGTTTGCCATTAGTGGTACGCTCACGGCGGCGGCCAAGAAACTGGATCCGTTTGGGGCCTCGGTGATTGCGTTTGTGACCGCGCTGGGCGGCGGTACCTTGCGCGATGTATTGCTCAATGTGCGGCCGGTGTGGGTGCAGGAGGAGAAACTGCTCATCACCGTTTTTGTTTCAGTGGTGGTGACTTTGCTGTTCCGGCGGAAGGTGGAGAAATACCGCAAAACCATGTTCCTGTTTGACTCCATGGGCATTGCCCTGTTCACTATTCTGGGCCTGGAGAAAGCGCTGAGATTTGGCGTGTCGCCGCTGATTGCATTGGTGATGGGCGTGGTGACGGCGGTGTTTGGCGGCGTAGTGCGTGACATTCTGTGCAATGACATCCCGTTGATCTTTCGGCGCGAAATCTACGCCACCGCCTGTCTGGCGGGCGGCGTGGTTTACCTGCTCATGCGCCTGGCACCTGTACCCCAGGAAGTGCCTATGGCCGCCGGGGTGCTGGTAATTATTGTCATTAGAGTATTGGCCGTGAAGCTGAACTGGGCGTTTCCTAATTTGAATGCCTCGTAA
- a CDS encoding methylmalonyl-CoA mutase family protein: MSVSAVQPYKPVNHIRIVTAAALFDGHDAAINIMRRIIQSSGAEVIHLGHNRSVQEIVDCAIQEDAQAIAITSYQGGHLEYFKYMFDLLNERGSGHVRIFGGGGGVILPTEIEELHGYGIARIYSPDDGRAMGLQGMINDMLSQCDFPTGQNLNGEVKHLKDKDAKSIARLISAAENFPEEFDKIRKDLTPALSNGEGAKNSPSQLERGQGGEVSPVLGITGTGGAGKSSLVDELVRRFLADFPDKNIAIISVDPSKRKTGGALLGDRIRMNAISNSRVYMRSLATRQSNLALSKYVQDAVDVVKAAQFDLIILETSGIGQSDTEIIEHSNASLYVMTPEYGAATQLEKIDMLDFADIIALNKFDKRGALDAIRDVKKQYKRNHQLWDVNDDDIPVFGTIASQFNDPGMNRLYKAVIAKITEKTGVAFDSNLQATGEMSEKVYIIPPARTRYLSEISENNRAYDKWVQEQASVAQKLYGIRQSIEAIQVLEVEDKDRLIKGLEYAYEETALRLDGQNKKLLEQWPEKRQAYKNEFFEFKVRDKVLKIATHTTSLSQLQIPKIATPRYEAWGDLLKWNLQENVPGEFPYTAGVFPFKREGEDPTRMFAGEGGPERTNRRFHYVSKGLPAKRLSTAFDSVTLYGEDPDLRPDIYGKIGNSGVSIACLDDAKKLYSGFNLADPMTSVSMTINGPAAMLTGFFMNAAIDQQCERYIKENGLEQEINEKIEAIFQNTGQKRPIYQGPLPDGNDGLGLMLLGVTGDQVLPADVYASIKERTLASVRGTVQADILKEDQAQNTCIFSTEFALRLMGDVQQYFIDHNVRNFYSVSISGYHIAEAGANPISQLAFTLANGFTFVEYYVSRGMDINAFAPNLSFFFSNGIDPEYAVIGRVARRIWAKAMKLKYGANARSQMLKYHIQTSGRSLHAQEIDFNDIRTTLQALYAIYDNCNSLHTNAYDEAITTPTEASVRRAMAIQLIINRELGLAKNENPLQGSFIIEELTDLVEEAVLLEFDRITERGGVLGAMETMYQRGKIQEESLYYETLKHTGEYPIIGVNTFLSSTGSPTVIPSEVIRATEEEKQFQISMLQELHARHAEKAPALLKQLQEVAVKNGNIFEALMEASKYCSLGQITNALFEVGGQYRRNM; the protein is encoded by the coding sequence ATGTCAGTTTCTGCTGTTCAGCCGTACAAACCGGTCAACCATATTAGAATTGTCACCGCTGCGGCACTTTTTGACGGCCATGACGCCGCCATCAACATCATGCGCCGCATCATCCAATCATCGGGCGCCGAGGTGATTCACCTGGGTCATAACCGCTCCGTGCAGGAGATTGTGGACTGCGCCATTCAGGAAGACGCCCAAGCCATTGCCATCACCTCTTACCAAGGCGGTCACCTGGAGTACTTCAAATACATGTTTGACCTGCTCAACGAGCGCGGAAGTGGCCACGTGCGCATCTTCGGCGGTGGTGGCGGCGTGATTTTGCCCACAGAAATTGAAGAGTTGCACGGCTACGGCATTGCCCGCATCTACTCCCCAGACGATGGACGCGCCATGGGCCTGCAAGGCATGATCAATGATATGCTTTCCCAGTGCGATTTCCCTACGGGTCAAAACCTGAACGGCGAAGTCAAACATCTCAAAGACAAAGACGCCAAATCCATTGCCCGGCTAATTTCAGCCGCCGAGAACTTTCCAGAGGAATTTGATAAAATAAGAAAAGACCTCACCCCAGCCCTCTCCAACGGAGAGGGAGCCAAAAACTCCCCCTCTCAATTGGAGAGGGGGCAGGGGGGTGAGGTTTCGCCTGTACTAGGCATTACCGGAACCGGTGGAGCAGGTAAATCATCTCTAGTAGATGAACTGGTACGTAGGTTCCTGGCAGACTTCCCAGATAAAAACATCGCCATCATCTCCGTGGACCCATCTAAGCGTAAAACGGGTGGTGCTTTACTAGGCGATAGAATACGCATGAACGCCATCAGTAACAGCCGGGTGTACATGCGTTCCCTGGCCACGCGCCAGAGTAACCTGGCCTTAAGCAAGTATGTGCAGGATGCCGTGGACGTGGTGAAAGCCGCTCAGTTTGATTTGATCATTCTGGAGACTTCGGGCATTGGCCAGTCAGACACCGAGATTATTGAACACTCCAACGCCAGCTTGTACGTGATGACGCCTGAGTACGGGGCCGCCACGCAGTTGGAGAAAATTGACATGCTGGACTTTGCCGATATCATTGCCCTTAACAAGTTTGACAAGCGCGGAGCTCTGGACGCCATCCGGGATGTGAAGAAACAATACAAACGCAACCACCAGTTATGGGATGTGAATGATGATGACATTCCGGTTTTCGGAACCATCGCCTCGCAGTTCAACGACCCAGGGATGAACCGTCTGTACAAAGCGGTTATTGCCAAGATCACGGAGAAAACCGGCGTGGCGTTTGACTCAAACTTGCAGGCCACCGGCGAGATGTCAGAGAAAGTCTACATCATCCCTCCTGCCCGCACACGCTACCTTTCTGAGATTTCTGAGAACAACCGCGCCTATGATAAGTGGGTGCAGGAACAAGCCAGCGTCGCCCAGAAACTGTACGGCATTCGTCAGTCCATTGAGGCTATCCAAGTCCTTGAGGTAGAAGATAAAGACCGCTTGATTAAGGGGTTAGAGTATGCCTATGAAGAAACCGCTTTAAGGCTAGACGGCCAGAACAAGAAGCTGTTGGAGCAATGGCCAGAGAAGCGCCAGGCCTATAAAAATGAATTCTTCGAGTTCAAGGTGCGGGACAAGGTTTTAAAAATTGCCACCCATACTACCAGCCTCTCACAGCTGCAGATCCCTAAGATTGCCACACCACGTTATGAGGCCTGGGGTGATTTGCTGAAATGGAACCTGCAGGAGAACGTACCAGGGGAATTCCCATACACGGCGGGCGTGTTCCCGTTCAAGCGCGAAGGCGAAGACCCTACCCGTATGTTCGCCGGTGAAGGCGGACCTGAGCGCACCAACCGTCGCTTCCATTACGTAAGTAAAGGCCTGCCAGCCAAGCGTTTATCTACCGCGTTTGACTCTGTAACTTTATATGGCGAGGACCCAGATTTACGTCCGGATATCTATGGTAAAATTGGTAACTCGGGGGTAAGCATTGCCTGTCTGGATGATGCCAAGAAACTGTATTCGGGCTTTAACCTGGCTGACCCAATGACCTCGGTGTCCATGACCATTAACGGTCCTGCCGCTATGTTAACCGGTTTCTTTATGAACGCCGCCATTGACCAGCAGTGCGAACGCTACATCAAAGAGAATGGCCTGGAACAAGAAATTAACGAGAAGATTGAAGCCATTTTCCAGAATACCGGCCAGAAACGCCCTATTTATCAAGGACCACTTCCTGACGGCAACGATGGCTTAGGCTTGATGCTCCTAGGTGTGACCGGTGACCAAGTGTTACCCGCCGATGTGTATGCTTCTATTAAAGAGCGCACATTAGCATCCGTTCGCGGAACGGTGCAGGCCGATATCCTGAAAGAAGACCAGGCGCAGAACACCTGTATTTTCAGCACCGAGTTTGCCTTGCGTTTGATGGGTGACGTGCAGCAGTACTTCATTGACCACAACGTCCGCAACTTCTACTCGGTGTCTATCTCTGGCTACCACATTGCGGAGGCGGGCGCCAACCCAATCTCGCAGTTAGCCTTCACGCTTGCCAACGGCTTCACGTTCGTAGAATACTACGTGAGCCGCGGCATGGACATCAATGCTTTCGCACCTAATCTGAGCTTCTTCTTCTCCAACGGCATTGACCCAGAATATGCGGTGATTGGGCGCGTGGCCAGAAGAATCTGGGCGAAGGCCATGAAATTGAAGTACGGCGCCAACGCCCGCTCGCAGATGTTGAAGTACCACATCCAGACCTCGGGCCGCTCCTTACACGCCCAAGAGATTGACTTCAATGACATCAGAACCACGCTCCAGGCGCTCTATGCGATTTATGACAACTGTAATTCGCTCCACACCAATGCTTATGATGAAGCCATAACTACGCCTACAGAAGCCTCTGTGCGTAGAGCCATGGCCATTCAGCTCATCATCAACCGTGAGTTAGGTCTGGCTAAGAATGAGAACCCATTGCAAGGCTCGTTCATCATTGAAGAACTGACGGACTTGGTGGAGGAAGCCGTATTGCTGGAGTTTGACCGCATCACCGAGCGCGGTGGCGTATTGGGTGCCATGGAGACCATGTACCAGCGCGGCAAGATTCAGGAAGAAAGCTTGTACTATGAAACGCTCAAACATACCGGAGAATACCCAATCATTGGCGTAAACACGTTCTTGAGTAGCACCGGTTCGCCAACCGTCATTCCTTCTGAGGTAATCAGAGCCACTGAGGAAGAGAAGCAATTCCAGATTTCCATGTTACAGGAGTTACACGCCCGTCACGCGGAGAAAGCGCCTGCCCTGTTAAAGCAATTGCAGGAAGTAGCGGTAAAGAACGGCAACATCTTTGAAGCCTTGATGGAAGCCTCTAAGTACTGCTCGCTGGGCCAGATCACCAATGCCTTGTTTGAGGTGGGTGGTCAGTACAGACGCAATATGTAA
- a CDS encoding FKBP-type peptidyl-prolyl cis-trans isomerase: MELKDLNQKISYIIGRDMAANFTKQGITIEVEALSQGLKEALSGQASQLSPEEIQNTMMQLQMQMQEKQQSSAGASGEQNKKEGEAFLQENKAKSGVTTLASGLQYEVLESGSGKTPGKSSNVTTHYHGTLINGTVFDSSYERGEPATFPVNGVIAGWTEALQLMKEGDKWRLYIPGDLAYGSRGAGADIGPNTTLIFDVELLKVH, translated from the coding sequence ATGGAATTAAAAGACCTCAACCAGAAAATCAGTTACATCATAGGCCGCGACATGGCCGCCAATTTCACCAAGCAGGGCATCACCATTGAAGTGGAAGCGCTGTCGCAGGGGTTAAAAGAAGCATTGTCGGGCCAGGCCTCGCAATTGTCGCCCGAAGAAATCCAGAACACTATGATGCAGCTGCAGATGCAGATGCAGGAAAAACAGCAGTCCTCAGCGGGCGCTTCTGGTGAGCAAAACAAAAAAGAAGGCGAGGCTTTCTTGCAGGAAAACAAGGCAAAATCTGGCGTGACCACGCTGGCCAGCGGCCTGCAGTACGAAGTTTTGGAAAGCGGTTCCGGCAAAACGCCAGGCAAAAGCTCCAACGTGACCACCCACTACCACGGCACCTTGATCAACGGCACCGTGTTTGATTCTTCATACGAGCGTGGTGAGCCCGCCACTTTCCCGGTGAACGGCGTGATTGCCGGCTGGACAGAAGCCCTGCAACTCATGAAAGAAGGCGACAAGTGGAGACTCTACATTCCGGGTGACCTGGCTTACGGGTCAAGAGGCGCCGGGGCAGACATAGGACCTAACACCACCTTGATTTTTGATGTGGAATTGCTGAAGGTGCACTAA
- a CDS encoding KUP/HAK/KT family potassium transporter, protein MKENGHAHRVSGAGLLIALGIIYGDIGTSPLYVMKAIMGERAISENLVYGGISCVVWTLTLQTTIKYVILILRADNNGEGGIFSLYALVRRHAKWLTIPAVIGGSALLADGIITPPISVSSAVEGLELIYPHIPTVPIVIAILTLLFFLQSFGTQIVGKAFGPVMFLWFTMLGTLGIFSIIEHPEILKAFNPYYAYRLLFDTPEGFWILGAVFLCTTGAEALYSDLGHCGKENIRISWTFVKTCLLLNYFGQGAWLMEHQGSVLKALPIPNPFYAVMPDWFLIFGIAIATIAAIIASQALITGSFTLISEAIRLNLWPKVRLIYPTNVKGQIYVPSINKMLWAGCVVVVLIFQESARMEAAYGMAITITMLMTTTLLSFYLLTKRVARFWVYLFLAVYIAVEGSFFVANLLKFAEGGWFSLTVAILVILLMYIWRRAYFIKKRLTEYVPIQEYIPQLRELSEDESIPKYATHLVFMTSAERTSEIESKIIYSIFQKRPKRADIYWFIHVNTMDDPYTMEYKVNVLATQDVVRIDFRLGFRVEQRINLFFRKVVEDLVKNKEVDITSRYSSLSRQNLIGDFRFVVLEKFLSYENDLPFWENTIMQAYFSIKQFTTSEGKWFGLDTSSVKVEKVPLIIKPARELEMKRIL, encoded by the coding sequence ATGAAGGAAAATGGCCACGCTCACCGCGTGTCGGGGGCCGGTTTACTCATTGCGCTTGGCATTATCTACGGAGACATTGGCACCTCGCCGCTGTACGTGATGAAAGCCATTATGGGCGAGAGGGCCATTAGTGAGAACCTGGTGTACGGGGGCATTTCCTGCGTGGTCTGGACCCTCACCCTGCAGACCACCATCAAATACGTCATCTTAATCTTACGCGCCGACAACAACGGCGAGGGCGGTATTTTCTCATTGTACGCCTTGGTTCGGCGGCACGCCAAATGGCTGACCATTCCGGCCGTTATTGGCGGGAGCGCCCTGCTCGCCGACGGCATCATCACGCCTCCTATTTCGGTCTCATCGGCGGTGGAAGGCCTGGAGTTGATATATCCGCACATTCCTACGGTGCCCATTGTCATTGCCATTCTTACGCTCCTGTTTTTCTTGCAGAGCTTCGGGACGCAGATTGTGGGCAAGGCCTTTGGACCGGTTATGTTCCTGTGGTTCACCATGTTGGGGACCCTGGGCATTTTCTCCATCATTGAGCACCCAGAAATTCTGAAAGCCTTCAACCCGTACTATGCGTACCGGCTGCTGTTTGACACACCAGAGGGCTTCTGGATTTTAGGCGCGGTTTTCCTTTGTACCACCGGGGCCGAAGCCTTGTATTCAGACTTGGGGCACTGCGGCAAGGAGAACATCAGAATCAGTTGGACCTTCGTGAAAACCTGTCTGCTGCTCAACTATTTTGGGCAAGGCGCCTGGCTCATGGAGCACCAGGGAAGTGTGTTGAAAGCGCTGCCCATTCCCAACCCGTTTTATGCGGTCATGCCAGACTGGTTCCTGATTTTTGGTATCGCCATTGCCACCATCGCCGCCATTATCGCCAGCCAAGCCTTGATTACGGGCTCTTTCACCTTAATCAGCGAAGCCATCCGGTTGAATTTGTGGCCCAAGGTTCGCTTGATCTATCCTACCAATGTCAAAGGCCAGATCTATGTGCCCAGCATTAACAAAATGCTGTGGGCGGGCTGCGTGGTAGTGGTTTTGATTTTTCAGGAATCTGCCCGCATGGAGGCGGCCTACGGCATGGCCATTACTATCACCATGCTCATGACCACCACCCTGCTTAGCTTTTATCTCCTCACCAAACGGGTGGCACGTTTCTGGGTGTACTTGTTCCTGGCGGTGTACATTGCCGTGGAAGGCTCCTTCTTTGTGGCCAACCTCCTGAAATTTGCCGAAGGCGGCTGGTTCTCCCTCACGGTGGCAATTTTAGTAATTCTGCTCATGTACATCTGGCGGAGGGCCTATTTCATTAAGAAACGACTCACCGAGTATGTGCCCATACAGGAGTATATTCCGCAGCTGCGTGAACTGAGCGAAGACGAATCCATCCCGAAATACGCCACGCATCTGGTGTTCATGACCAGTGCCGAGCGCACCTCTGAGATTGAGTCAAAAATTATTTATTCTATTTTCCAGAAACGCCCCAAACGCGCTGACATTTATTGGTTTATTCACGTGAACACCATGGATGACCCTTATACCATGGAATACAAAGTGAACGTGCTGGCCACGCAGGACGTAGTGCGCATTGATTTCAGGTTAGGGTTCAGGGTGGAGCAGCGCATCAACCTGTTCTTCAGAAAAGTGGTGGAAGATCTGGTGAAGAACAAGGAAGTGGACATTACCAGCCGCTACAGCTCATTGAGCCGCCAGAACCTCATAGGTGACTTTAGGTTTGTGGTGCTGGAGAAGTTCCTGAGCTATGAAAACGATTTGCCGTTTTGGGAGAACACCATCATGCAGGCCTACTTCAGCATAAAGCAATTCACTACCTCAGAAGGCAAATGGTTTGGGCTTGACACCAGCTCTGTGAAAGTGGAGAAAGTGCCCCTCATCATTAAACCTGCCCGCGAGCTGGAAATGAAACGGATTCTGTAA
- a CDS encoding M61 family metallopeptidase translates to MLHKLLSCLVALVLVLSLSLTAAAAPVLTYRLSMPEPHTHYFEVEMKLSGFKGKTVDLTMPVWAPGSYLIREFPKNVEAFTASTSAGAVASSKIDKNTWRVASGGKDVTVTYKVYAYEMSVRTSFIDASHGYLNGTSIFMYPEGQKNLPSTLTVVPYKDWKKVSTGLAPVAGQPFTYRAENYDVLADSPIEIGNHEIFSFESNGVKHDVAMYGDGNYDPTRLVADMKRITDESAKIFGDMPINYYLFIVHNLNNGGGGLEHLNSTTLQTTRTSYGTRRGYQGFLSLVAHEYFHLWNVKRLRPIALGPFDYDKENYTNMLWVSEGFTSYYDDLLVRRAGLMTEREYLDIVGANITSVENAPGNKVVSAAESSFNAWIKQYRPDENSYNTHMSYYSKGALLAMLLDMEIMKASNGTKTLDDAMRHLYELHYKKQGRGYTDKEFQAGMEKFAGKSLNDFFQKYAYGKETPDYAAYLAAAGVNLVDQNKTQNIPLLGAAISTASGKPMVTTVTRDGSAWQAGLNVHDEIIAVNGYRVTDDLNRSVPSYAVGDVLETIVSRGGQLLGISIKLLKDQTLKYRAEAAPNATEQQKKIYAKWQNVK, encoded by the coding sequence ATGCTACACAAACTCCTTTCATGCTTAGTGGCACTGGTGCTGGTCTTGTCGCTGTCTCTGACGGCCGCCGCCGCCCCCGTGCTCACCTACCGTTTATCAATGCCAGAACCGCACACCCATTACTTTGAGGTGGAAATGAAGCTGTCTGGCTTTAAAGGAAAGACGGTGGATCTCACCATGCCCGTGTGGGCGCCGGGTTCTTACCTGATCAGGGAATTCCCCAAAAACGTGGAAGCGTTCACCGCCAGCACCAGCGCCGGTGCCGTTGCTTCGTCTAAAATAGACAAAAACACCTGGCGCGTGGCTTCGGGCGGAAAAGACGTGACCGTTACCTACAAAGTATATGCCTATGAAATGAGCGTGCGCACCAGCTTTATTGACGCCAGCCACGGCTATTTGAACGGCACCAGCATATTCATGTACCCCGAAGGCCAGAAAAACCTGCCTTCTACCTTGACCGTGGTGCCTTACAAAGACTGGAAGAAAGTATCTACCGGTTTGGCCCCGGTTGCCGGACAACCTTTCACTTACCGCGCTGAGAATTATGACGTGCTCGCCGATTCGCCCATTGAAATTGGCAACCATGAAATCTTTTCCTTTGAGAGCAACGGCGTGAAGCATGACGTTGCCATGTACGGCGACGGCAACTATGACCCCACCCGCCTGGTGGCCGACATGAAACGCATTACGGATGAGTCAGCCAAGATCTTCGGCGACATGCCCATCAACTACTACCTGTTCATTGTGCACAACCTGAACAACGGCGGCGGCGGTCTGGAGCACTTGAATTCCACCACCTTGCAGACCACCCGCACCAGCTACGGCACGCGCCGCGGCTACCAGGGCTTTCTGAGCTTGGTGGCGCATGAGTATTTTCACCTCTGGAATGTAAAGCGCCTGCGGCCTATTGCCCTGGGGCCGTTTGATTATGACAAGGAAAACTACACCAACATGCTTTGGGTGTCTGAAGGCTTCACCAGTTACTATGATGATCTTTTGGTGCGTCGCGCCGGGCTGATGACTGAACGGGAGTATTTAGATATTGTGGGGGCCAACATCACAAGCGTGGAGAATGCGCCGGGCAACAAAGTGGTATCGGCGGCGGAGTCCAGCTTTAACGCCTGGATCAAGCAGTACCGCCCAGATGAGAACTCGTACAACACGCACATGTCATACTACAGCAAAGGCGCGCTCTTAGCCATGCTCCTGGACATGGAAATCATGAAAGCCAGCAACGGCACCAAAACCCTGGATGATGCCATGCGCCACTTGTATGAATTGCATTACAAGAAACAGGGCAGGGGCTACACAGACAAAGAGTTTCAGGCGGGCATGGAGAAGTTTGCCGGCAAGTCTTTGAATGACTTTTTCCAGAAATACGCTTATGGCAAAGAAACCCCAGACTATGCTGCGTACCTGGCCGCCGCGGGCGTGAATTTGGTAGACCAGAACAAAACGCAGAATATTCCCTTGCTGGGCGCCGCCATTTCCACTGCTTCCGGCAAACCCATGGTCACTACCGTCACCCGCGACGGCAGCGCCTGGCAGGCCGGCCTGAATGTGCATGACGAGATTATTGCCGTGAACGGCTACCGTGTGACCGATGACCTGAACAGATCTGTGCCCTCTTATGCGGTAGGTGATGTGCTGGAGACCATTGTGAGCCGCGGCGGTCAGCTATTAGGCATTTCCATCAAACTCCTGAAAGACCAGACTTTGAAATACCGGGCAGAGGCAGCCCCCAACGCCACTGAGCAGCAGAAGAAAATCTACGCCAAATGGCAGAATGTAAAATAG
- a CDS encoding C40 family peptidase has translation MKKIWIGFGVILVLLLLYKAFFATEETVVPGLRRTSFDGKDKTFHQDSAGKPVTNTPDQAANLDVLEGSYSSKADSVVAFALQRYGTEYTYGGASEEGFDCSGFTTYVYTKFNVEMPHGSTLQSKLGQSVPLQEARKGDLLIFTGTNLQDRTPGHVGIVITNPPKKVQFVHSSSNGGVKVSEVEGTLYQKRFLDVRRVIQ, from the coding sequence ATGAAAAAAATCTGGATAGGCTTCGGCGTCATTTTGGTCCTGCTGCTGTTGTACAAAGCGTTTTTCGCCACAGAGGAAACCGTGGTACCCGGCCTCAGAAGAACCAGCTTTGACGGCAAGGACAAAACGTTTCACCAGGATTCCGCAGGCAAACCCGTCACCAATACTCCAGACCAGGCCGCCAACCTTGATGTGCTGGAAGGCTCATACTCCAGCAAAGCCGACAGCGTGGTGGCGTTTGCCTTGCAACGGTACGGCACCGAATATACCTATGGCGGGGCCTCAGAGGAAGGTTTTGACTGTTCGGGCTTCACCACCTATGTGTATACCAAATTCAACGTAGAAATGCCCCACGGCTCCACCCTTCAATCTAAGCTGGGCCAAAGCGTGCCCCTGCAGGAAGCCCGCAAAGGCGACCTCCTCATTTTCACCGGCACCAACCTGCAAGACCGAACCCCTGGCCACGTAGGCATTGTGATCACCAACCCGCCCAAGAAAGTGCAGTTTGTGCATTCGTCCTCCAACGGCGGCGTGAAAGTGAGCGAAGTGGAAGGCACCCTGTACCAGAAACGGTTTCTGGATGTGCGGCGCGTGATACAGTAG
- a CDS encoding DUF2147 domain-containing protein, which produces MKKIFLLALMLSLTTLAWAQKKSPIGIWTNEEKEARFEIYQCGTKLCGKIIWLKEPNRDGKPKTDQFNPDSKLQSRPIIGLVFLKGFEPDGDNKWDDGTIYDPKSGKEYSSYMKLLSNGKMEVKGYIGISLIGRSQTWTRVQ; this is translated from the coding sequence ATGAAGAAGATCTTTTTGCTGGCTCTTATGCTTAGCCTCACCACGCTAGCCTGGGCTCAAAAGAAATCACCTATTGGCATCTGGACCAATGAGGAGAAAGAAGCACGGTTTGAGATTTACCAGTGCGGCACCAAACTTTGCGGCAAGATTATCTGGCTCAAAGAACCTAACCGCGACGGCAAACCTAAAACCGACCAGTTCAACCCAGACAGCAAATTGCAGAGCCGCCCCATCATTGGGTTGGTGTTCCTGAAAGGCTTTGAGCCAGACGGCGACAACAAGTGGGATGATGGCACTATCTATGATCCAAAGTCGGGCAAGGAGTATTCTTCTTACATGAAACTGCTCAGCAACGGCAAAATGGAAGTGAAAGGCTACATTGGCATCTCTTTGATTGGCCGTTCACAGACCTGGACCCGCGTTCAATAA